Genomic segment of Bacteroides stercoris ATCC 43183:
CAAAAAAATACGCCTGCAAGCAGAAGAAAATATAAACAGCCATAACCAGCGGGAGCTCAACTTGCGTATATCCACCTTAAAAGCCTGCGAACCCGAGCAGATATTCGACAACGAAATACAGCACATCGTTCACAAGGCCTTAGAGCAAATGCCACAACAAAGCCGGACTATTTTCATGCTGAGCCGTTACCAGAATCTCCCCAACAAACAAATTGCCGAGCAACTGCATGTTTCACTGAAAACCGTAGAAGCGCATATCACCAAAGCCCTCCGCATACTGCGATTGGAGTTGAAAGATTACCTGGCTTCCATACTTCTCTGAGCAATAAAAGTATTTTTTCAGAAAAAAGTTTCCTTTTTTGATAGGGTTGTCCACACTTCGCCGGTTATATATACAGAAAGGCGGTAAAGTCCCTCTCTTTAACCAAGCAACTCTATTTATGATGAACCAGGAATTACTATACAAATATTTTAAAGGAACAGCATCCATTGAAGAAGAGAAACAGATTCTGGACTGGGTTGAAGCTTCTGAAGAAAACCGGGAAGCCTACCTGAAAGAGCGTATGCTGTTCGACGTATCCCTGTTTTCCACAAAACAAGACAATAAGAAGAAAACAATACGACTCATGCCAATGCTCTGCTGGGCGGCGCGTATTGCAGCGGCAGTCATCATTGCCGTATCAGGTTACTACATGACCACAAATTATATATATAATAAGGATGCACAGCCTCAAACCATTACTGTTCCTGCCGGGCAACGCGCCCAAATTACTCTTGCCGACGGTACACGCGTATGGCTCAATGCCCAATCCACGCTTACATATGCTTCCGACTTCGGTCGCAATGACCGCAACGTCGAGTTAGACGGCGAAGCATATTTTGAAGTTGCCAAAAACAAAAAATTACC
This window contains:
- a CDS encoding RNA polymerase sigma-70 factor translates to MSDSIKLHTMDLFSRFFQENQEKFLTFAYSYLRDKAEAEDVLMESMIALWENRNRWEEGSNLHALLLTIIKNKSLNLLEHKKIRLQAEENINSHNQRELNLRISTLKACEPEQIFDNEIQHIVHKALEQMPQQSRTIFMLSRYQNLPNKQIAEQLHVSLKTVEAHITKALRILRLELKDYLASILL